The sequence below is a genomic window from Falco rusticolus isolate bFalRus1 chromosome 8, bFalRus1.pri, whole genome shotgun sequence.
GGCCACCACGCTGACTGGCCAGCTGGCTCCCTCTTGTGAATAAAACAGCCCAGAGGGAAGTGGGCGGAGAAGAGTTGTGTGAACGTGTTTCCCTCGGGTCCTTTACCCTTTGCTCATCCCAGAGGCCCCCTGGTGTCCTTTCGCTGTGTGTCCTGGCATGTCCCCTTAGTTGTTCTGCTCTGGGGCCACGGGGTTGTCCCCTCTGTGAAAGCCAGCCCTTCCCCATAGCCCCGTGACCTGGTTCCGCAGCTATAAACGCCTGTGAGCTCTGAACCAGCGGTGCCTGCCTGGCTTTGAGAGCTCGGTGCAAGTATATGCCCCACCAAAAGCCCTGTAGCTGCCCTGGGGGACCCCAAAACAGCTGGGGACTGTGCTGACCTCTTTCTGCATTCTTTCAGGGGGAAGACGTTCACAACCCGTTAACGCCAGGGTCACTGAAGCTGCCGTGGAGGACAAAGGTTGGGGCACTTGCTACCCGATAATCGTAGCTTTTAATGTTGCACCTCTGTGGGCTCATAAGGAATTCAAGCAATCGGGGTCTGTTTGTACGACAGTTTGGGGAGTAATCTGCAGAAACGAGCTGTGCTTGCGAGGACTCGATCGttccaagaaacaaaaccttaaTTCCAGTTTGAttgacttaatttcttttcttttttaatttttttttttcttttcaagctgtTTCGCTTTGCAATATGTTACCGGAAATAAGTTGCAGTATTTCTTATGAGAATAATGCAATAttaacttgttttcttctgagtatTTGAGTTCAAAACTCCTGTATCTGAAGAAATACTGTTGGGGTTCATTAATAAAGGAGATCTTTCTATCTTAAGGGGCTGTGGGGCTTTGGCTTGTCAATGCATGTGGCCTTGCCCCCAGAAGGGGTATTTGGATAATTACTGTATTGTAGAGCAAATTACTTCTGGTGATCTCTGTCTTGAGGGCTGAAGTGGGGGTGCTGTGCCCAGGTCTAGGAGTGAGTAGCCTGTTGTGTTAGGGAACTCCTGGACTGCACAGAAGAGGATTGTCCTACCCTCAGTGAGCAATCTGcacccttccctcctcccctgacgcctttgtttctcttccctcccaaCAAGCAGAGTGGATGGCATACAGttaagtgaaataatttatataattaaaaGACGTTTTCATACAAAACCCCACACTTGGCCCCCAGATGGTGAGGGCAAAGCAGGGCAGGCGGGAAAATTACAAAGCACACAGTGGAGAAGGGCATGAAACCCATCTCCCTCATTCCTCTGTACACAAGCCccctggcagagccaggacacCATCCCTCAGCACAGTTCCTAGCGATCAGGGCGCTGGACACAGAACACTTTGGCTTGGTGGTCACCAGAGGTCGTCACCACAATGGAGGCATCCCTGGGGGAGACAGGACTCAgagatggggctttgagcatCCCTCACCGACACCCTTAACCCAGCTCTGATCTGCCCTACTCGCCCTTGAGACCCTCAAGTCTCAGCATGGACCTGGTTTGTGCCCCAcccgcccaccccccccttGGGACCAGACCCCAGGGGCACCCAAAGGAGAGAGCTCATGATTGAAGTTCCTGAGGCTGGAGGCCCCTGCCACCCCTGGTCTACTCTACCCCTCAGGGAAAGGGTCTAGGAGTTTTCTGCTCACTTGTTGACGGCGAAGTCAAGGATTTCAGCTGAGTGCCCTCGGTACTCGCTGATCATCTTCCCCGAGCGGGCATCCCAGAGCCGCACAGCCCCATCCAGGCTGCAGGTGTACACCACGGCTGAGCTCTCCTCCCACAGCAACTGCACAATCCCTGACTGGGGCAGGAGGACACCACAGGGTAAACACTGGGGATCCCCAGAAAGTCTCTGCTCCCCCCACATGCCCCACCCAGTGTTGTCTGCCATCCCCACAGACAGGAGAGCCAGCCTCCAGGGCCAGGCTCTGGGGCACATCCTGTGTGCAGGGACTGCGGCTGCCTTTGGGGAAGCCCAAGGGGCTGAGGGAGAAGTGCAAATTGGGAACTGGCCCCAGGAAAGCCCCTGGCCTCCAAGGGAGATCTCGGAAGGGCCCAAAGCCCACCCCCCAGGCCTAGGAAGAGGGGGCAGGGCAGTACCTCATGCTGGCACTTATGCCTCAAGCTCTGTGTAGAGAGGTCGTAGATAGCCAGCGTGCCATCCAGGTAGCCTACAGCAGCCAGTGGCATCCTGCAGAGAGGGGAACAGGCACTATGTGGGCCTGGCAGAAACCGGGATGGAAGCATGTGGAGAATCAAGGCTGAAGGCAAACTCTGTGCTAAAGACTACAGTATATCAAGAAGATGAGGGACAACCCAGTGGCCAGACCATGAAACTCCCTGATCAGGAAACCTGACAGGACAGTCAAGAGTCAGCAACCAACCCAAGGTTTACAAGGGAGAAGATAATGTCCTGGTAGGAAAGATCCCCAGCAGCCATGTCTAGAGGGTATCCTGGCCAAACAGTGGTCCATCAGGCTAGCCCAGACACCCCAACGTGGTGGGGGCAGGACTGGGCAGCTGGTGTCCCTTGTCCTCTGTGTCACACCCAAGTGACTCGGGATGTCCACAGCCAGCTGGGGAGGACGGAGGTGAGAGAAATGGCAGCAGAATGAGCACAAGAGGTGGAAATGGATGTTTGTAACAACCCCTGTTAGATCTAGCATTGAAAAGCAGCTGTCCCCACACTCACACGTTACAAAAGCCCAGCGACTCCACCGAGTTGGACTCTGCCTCCTCGCCTTCGCCGGCAGGGGCCTTGGGGGCCATGCTCTCCATCTTGAACACACACACCACCTGGGTGGAGGGAGGCGGACTAGTCCCcgaggggagggaaaggggacCCCCAGCCACACCGAGGTCCCCTTCCGTACCCGGGATCACGCCTACGTTCCCTGGACACCAAGGCCCAGCCCGACCCCAAAAAAACGCAGGTCCTCAGCGCTAACAAGGGGGAAGCTCTTCCAGGAGCCCAGCGGAACCGCCCTGGGGGAAGCGGTTGTGTTGGCGAAGGGCGCCTCCTGCTGGCTGCCGCTGGGCaccacagggctgctggggccGGCAGCGCACCGATGCGGCCCGGCGCACGACAGGGGCTCGGGAGGCCGGTCCCCCGGGGTTCCGGGCTCTGCCCCCACTCACACGGACCCACCTTGCCCGTAGCGGAGTTGACCAGCTTGGCGTGACAGTCCACAGAGCCCGTCATGATCAAACTGCCGTCCTGGTTGCTAGCTACACACGTCAAGGGGTCCTGGTGGCCATCCTGGCCTGGGGGGCGAGGAGGAGGGGCATGAGCTCCACGTGGCCTCTCTGCTGCGACCCTGTGGGCCTCGAAACCCaccctcctgcagcctccaccctgcctggctccagGCTCTGCCCAACAGCACCTGGACTCAGAGGGTTCCACCACTCCACCTGGCAGGCACTGAAAGAGGCGGTTCCCCAATTAAGGAGCATCCCAGGTGATTAACCTCTTCCCTACCTTTCAGAACATGCAGTGAGGTTCCCTGCTTCAGGTCCCAGATGCGCATGGTCCCATCCTCATACCCCACCACCGCTCGCTTCCCTGGGTGAGACAGAGCCAGCAGATAGAGCCAGAGCTCCCCTTGTCCCTCCACCTCCTGGCTCAGCAACAGactg
It includes:
- the LOC119152231 gene encoding angio-associated migratory cell protein isoform X2; this encodes MEDVDFDDEGAEEPSAEAWETEDDEGVEDSMEAQDDSEVTFSLHSASVFCVSLDPKTNTLAVTGGEDDKAFVWRVSDGELLFECSGHKDSVTCAGFSHDSVFVATGDMSGLIKVWRVDAKEEVWSFEVGDLEWMEWHPQAHVLLAGTADGNSWMWKIPSGDCKTFQGPACPATCGRILPDGKRAVVGYEDGTMRIWDLKQGTSLHVLKGQDGHQDPLTCVASNQDGSLIMTGSVDCHAKLVNSATGKVVCVFKMESMAPKAPAGEGEEAESNSVESLGFCNVMPLAAVGYLDGTLAIYDLSTQSLRHKCQHESGIVQLLWEESSAVVYTCSLDGAVRLWDARSGKMISEYRGHSAEILDFAVNKDASIVVTTSGDHQAKVFCVQRPDR